A genomic region of [Eubacterium] eligens ATCC 27750 contains the following coding sequences:
- a CDS encoding LytR/AlgR family response regulator transcription factor: MRYRIGICDDEISTCSEIETCIQQRFRNKSDSVEVFVWNSAESFINDVPEKTDLDILFLDIELPEKNGVDVGYYIRESMMNVGMHIIYISSKTSYALDLFDIHPYNFFVKPLSCEKICSEIEKLLQLDRQDKRFFTYIYNKSQYKVLYGNIIYLKSDKHQINIICSDSEKRYVGKLKQELNRLPVYFVMVNQSIVVNIRHIKEFLLNEIVMDNGDYIAISKNYRKSFNMQILDLQMEQDNI; encoded by the coding sequence ATGAGGTACAGGATTGGAATTTGTGATGATGAGATATCAACATGTTCGGAAATAGAAACATGTATTCAGCAAAGATTTAGGAATAAAAGCGATAGTGTTGAGGTATTTGTCTGGAATAGTGCAGAATCCTTCATAAATGATGTGCCAGAAAAGACTGATCTGGATATATTATTTCTTGACATAGAATTACCAGAAAAGAATGGTGTGGATGTTGGTTACTATATAAGGGAATCAATGATGAATGTAGGAATGCATATAATATATATTTCTTCTAAGACATCTTATGCATTAGATTTGTTTGATATACATCCGTATAATTTTTTTGTAAAGCCATTAAGTTGCGAAAAGATATGTTCGGAAATAGAAAAACTCCTCCAGCTAGACAGACAGGATAAGAGATTTTTTACATACATTTATAATAAAAGTCAATATAAGGTTTTATATGGAAATATTATATATTTAAAAAGTGATAAACATCAGATTAACATAATTTGTTCTGATAGTGAAAAAAGATATGTGGGAAAGCTGAAGCAGGAGTTAAATAGACTCCCGGTTTATTTTGTTATGGTTAATCAGTCCATAGTAGTTAATATTAGACATATTAAAGAATTTTTACTTAATGAGATTGTAATGGATAATGGGGATTATATTGCAATAAGCAAGAATTATAGGAAATCGTTCAATATGCAGATATTGGATTTGCAAATGGAGCAGGATAATATATGA
- a CDS encoding sensor histidine kinase: MRMFDIVLTVIIELARIFITLEYFRIFLDCESRFKEMLAGLLAFLLTTGCFLIISNNYINTLSTIAGIIIISLVYEGKIRSKLLLSILCYSIMVALDFIVYMVTAVNIVTEQYQVVAAFVSVLFFYIVIMMLRLGFRKKLKSEFMGQWYILFIVSIMSVCTLFAVYKESGLSSYGILFMSTSVLILNLMLYVFYSNMLDRYIFMQENENLKQQMHYYDAQMKTNIENDKKIRAIRHDMKHHIREINSLAEAGKLYELKKYSDELMGDINGSETVFNTGNITLDGIFNYYNGKFKDKCIETDINVVVPENMGISAMDINIIMGNLLDNAYENAIKVKDSYIKVNVKYNGNMLYIYVSNTFDGKVEEENGNIVSLKGKEHGYGLENINRIAEKYGGNIKIEHSDKRFVVSVIMYIIN, from the coding sequence ATGAGAATGTTTGATATAGTATTGACTGTAATAATTGAGTTAGCCAGAATTTTTATTACATTAGAGTATTTTAGGATATTTCTGGATTGCGAAAGCAGATTTAAGGAAATGTTGGCAGGTTTATTAGCATTTTTATTAACAACGGGGTGCTTCTTGATAATCAGTAATAATTATATTAATACATTGTCTACAATAGCAGGGATAATTATAATTTCACTGGTATATGAAGGGAAAATCCGGAGCAAATTGTTACTTAGTATACTTTGTTATTCAATAATGGTAGCTTTGGATTTCATTGTTTATATGGTGACAGCAGTTAATATTGTTACAGAGCAATATCAGGTAGTTGCTGCATTTGTCTCCGTTTTGTTTTTTTATATAGTTATTATGATGTTAAGACTTGGATTTAGAAAAAAGTTAAAGTCAGAATTTATGGGACAGTGGTATATATTGTTTATCGTATCTATTATGAGTGTATGCACACTTTTTGCAGTCTATAAGGAAAGTGGATTATCTTCATATGGAATACTATTTATGAGTACATCTGTATTGATATTAAATTTAATGCTTTATGTGTTTTATTCTAATATGTTAGATAGATATATATTTATGCAGGAAAATGAGAATCTTAAACAACAAATGCATTATTATGATGCGCAGATGAAGACGAACATTGAGAATGATAAGAAAATAAGAGCTATCCGACATGATATGAAACATCATATAAGGGAGATTAACAGTCTGGCAGAGGCTGGAAAACTATATGAATTAAAGAAATATTCAGATGAATTGATGGGAGATATAAATGGTTCGGAAACGGTATTTAATACTGGAAATATCACATTAGATGGAATTTTTAATTATTATAATGGAAAGTTTAAGGATAAATGTATAGAAACGGATATTAATGTAGTTGTACCTGAAAATATGGGGATTAGTGCAATGGATATTAATATAATTATGGGTAATTTGCTAGATAATGCTTATGAGAATGCTATTAAAGTAAAAGACTCTTATATAAAAGTGAATGTAAAATATAATGGAAATATGTTATATATATATGTATCCAACACATTTGATGGGAAAGTAGAAGAAGAAAATGGTAATATTGTCAGTCTGAAGGGGAAAGAGCATGGTTATGGTTTGGAGAATATAAACAGGATTGCAGAAAAATATGGAGGAAATATCAAGATTGAACATAGTGATAAAAGGTTTGTAGTAAGTGTTATTATGTACATTATCAATTAG
- the mgtE gene encoding magnesium transporter: MNKVLFPKKDYVKELGRIFKSSKNSQKLVKALSKYHEKDIAEAITLLTPAERQHIYNVLDEHMIAEIFSYLDDAEKYLEELSLEKAARVVSYMDSDDAVDVLDDLSETKKNEIVEHLDADAKEDVQKLLSYEDDEIGSCMTNNFICIPDNLTIREAMSALVKQAGEHDNISTIYVVNSADKFAGAIDLKDLIIARQNDNLADIISSSYPYVYEHENINECIDKIADYEEDSIPVLTDDGKICGILTATDIVELVDDAMSDDYAKLAGLTSEDDLSEPTLVSIKKRLPWLIILLFLGMAVSSVVGIFESVVAVLPIVICFQSLVLDMAGNVGTQSLAVTIRVLMDETLSAKKKLSLLFKEMKIGFINGASLGIMALVFLGVYIHIFKKYAWISAFLISGCVGLSLIVAMVVSSLVGTIIPMFFHKIHIDPAVASGPLITTVNDLVAVVTYYGLAMIFLVEIFHV; this comes from the coding sequence ATGAACAAAGTATTATTTCCAAAGAAAGATTATGTAAAAGAACTTGGCAGGATTTTTAAGTCATCTAAGAATTCGCAGAAATTAGTTAAGGCACTTTCTAAGTATCATGAAAAAGATATTGCTGAAGCAATCACTCTTCTTACACCTGCTGAAAGACAGCATATATATAACGTTCTTGATGAACATATGATTGCTGAGATTTTCTCTTATCTTGATGATGCTGAAAAATATCTTGAAGAACTGTCATTAGAGAAAGCTGCACGTGTAGTATCTTACATGGATTCTGATGATGCGGTTGATGTACTTGACGATTTGTCAGAAACTAAGAAGAATGAAATTGTTGAACACTTAGACGCTGATGCAAAGGAAGATGTCCAGAAGCTTCTTTCTTATGAGGACGATGAGATTGGTAGCTGCATGACTAATAATTTCATATGCATACCAGATAACCTTACTATAAGAGAAGCCATGAGTGCCCTTGTCAAGCAGGCTGGTGAGCACGACAATATATCAACTATATATGTAGTCAATAGTGCTGACAAGTTTGCCGGAGCAATTGATTTAAAAGATTTAATTATAGCAAGGCAGAATGATAATCTTGCCGACATAATAAGCAGTTCATACCCTTATGTATATGAGCATGAAAATATCAATGAATGTATTGATAAGATTGCAGATTACGAAGAGGATTCCATTCCTGTACTTACTGATGATGGAAAAATATGCGGTATCCTTACTGCAACAGATATCGTTGAACTCGTTGACGATGCAATGAGTGATGACTATGCAAAGCTCGCCGGTCTTACTTCTGAAGATGATTTAAGCGAGCCAACTCTTGTAAGTATCAAGAAACGTCTGCCTTGGCTTATTATACTGCTGTTTCTTGGAATGGCAGTTTCATCAGTTGTAGGAATATTTGAATCAGTAGTTGCTGTCCTTCCGATTGTAATATGTTTCCAGTCTCTCGTTCTTGACATGGCTGGTAATGTCGGAACACAGTCACTTGCTGTAACTATCCGTGTACTTATGGATGAGACTTTAAGTGCTAAGAAAAAGTTATCACTTCTTTTCAAAGAGATGAAGATTGGTTTCATTAATGGTGCAAGTCTTGGAATCATGGCACTTGTATTCTTAGGTGTCTATATTCATATATTCAAGAAATATGCGTGGATATCAGCATTTTTAATATCTGGCTGTGTCGGATTATCTCTTATTGTTGCAATGGTTGTTTCGAGCCTTGTGGGAACTATTATTCCTATGTTCTTCCACAAGATTCACATTGACCCGGCTGTTGCGTCAGGTCCGCTTATCACGACTGTGAACGACCTCGTTGCTGTTGTCACTTATTACGGACTTGCAATGATATTTCTTGTTGAGATATTTCATGTGTGA
- a CDS encoding LysR family transcriptional regulator, producing MTLQQLRYIVMVAETGTITEAAGKLYISQPSLTNAIHELEKEMNITIFNRTNKGISVSKEGEEFLSYARQILDQAAILEDKYKGDNGGRKQYCISTQHYSFAVNAFVDLIKQFGQDEYDFSLRETQTYEIIEDVARLRSEIGILFINDFNEAVIRKILKSYELEFHELFTARPHVFISRKHPLAECSVIHNEQLEEYPYLSFEQGEHNSFYFSEEIFSETARKKNIRVRDRATLFNLLIGLNGYTVSSGIIDKKLNGKDIIAVPLADESDMHIGYITHRKGMLSRLGSTYLEAIRKYLK from the coding sequence ATGACATTACAGCAGTTAAGATACATCGTTATGGTTGCAGAGACAGGCACGATTACTGAGGCGGCAGGGAAATTATATATTTCACAGCCAAGCCTTACCAATGCAATTCATGAACTTGAAAAAGAGATGAATATTACGATATTCAACAGAACTAATAAAGGAATAAGTGTATCTAAAGAAGGTGAAGAGTTCTTATCGTATGCAAGACAGATTCTTGACCAGGCGGCAATCTTAGAGGATAAGTATAAGGGCGATAATGGTGGAAGAAAGCAATATTGTATATCAACACAGCATTATTCTTTTGCAGTCAACGCATTTGTTGACCTTATAAAGCAGTTCGGGCAGGATGAGTATGATTTCAGCTTAAGAGAAACGCAGACTTATGAGATTATCGAGGATGTTGCAAGGTTAAGAAGTGAGATTGGAATACTGTTCATTAATGATTTTAATGAGGCTGTTATTAGAAAGATTTTAAAGTCATATGAACTTGAATTTCATGAGCTTTTTACAGCAAGACCACATGTATTCATAAGCAGAAAACATCCACTTGCAGAGTGCAGTGTCATTCATAATGAGCAGTTAGAAGAATATCCTTATCTGTCATTTGAGCAGGGCGAACATAATTCATTCTATTTCTCAGAGGAGATATTCTCAGAAACAGCAAGAAAGAAGAACATAAGAGTCCGTGACAGGGCAACACTTTTTAATCTGCTGATTGGTCTTAATGGTTACACAGTAAGTAGTGGTATTATTGACAAGAAGCTCAACGGAAAAGACATTATAGCAGTGCCGCTTGCTGATGAATCAGATATGCATATTGGTTACATAACTCACAGAAAAGGGATGCTTAGCAGGCTTGGAAGTACATATCTTGAGGCTATAAGGAAGTATCTTAAATAG
- the metE gene encoding 5-methyltetrahydropteroyltriglutamate--homocysteine S-methyltransferase encodes MKTAVAGYPRIGTLRELKFALEKYFRKEISADELTQTAKELRKTHWLIQKEAGIDYITSNDFSYYDIVLDTAFLLNIISERYNELEVSELDKYLAMARGYQGENGDVKALAMKKWFNTNYHYIVPEVEDSTQIRLTGNKLWAEYAEAKELGIETKPVITGVYTLFKLCRFTGKKKADDFINAFIEAYKDVYSKCEAVGIQWLQFDEPALVQDMTEEDRELFVKMYSDILGKKKSCKVLLQTYFGDVRDVYEDIVKLSFDGIGLDFIEGKKTAELIEKYGFPKDTILFAGLVNGKNIWKNHYEKTLNVLKKLEDKGIQTVLSTSCSLQHVPYTLKHENKLSDEYLNYFAFAEEKLVELKELSVLAECGNIEEDERFKTNRKLFAGTRKCDNESVKKRLAEVTEADYRRLPARSERQQLQKKEFALPKLPTTTIGSFPQTKDVKANRSAFRKGEISEEQYVEFNKKKIEECVRWQEKIGLDVLVHGEYERNDMVEYFGEALGGFLFTEKAWVQSYGTRCVKPPVIWGDVYRKKPITVEWSVYAQSLTDKIMKGMLTGPVTILNWSFPREDITIKESISQIALAIRDEVLDLEANGIKIIQIDEAALREKLPLRKSDWNTEYLDFSIPAFRLTASGVKPETQIHTHMCYSEFTDIIPAIDDMDADVITFEASRSDLQILDSLRENNFETEVGPGVYDIHSPRIPSVEEITRAIKIMLTKIDKDKLWVNPDCGLKTRGVPETEASLKNMVKAAEIIRAGL; translated from the coding sequence ATGAAGACAGCAGTAGCAGGTTATCCAAGGATAGGAACATTAAGAGAGTTAAAGTTTGCATTAGAAAAATATTTCAGAAAAGAAATAAGTGCAGATGAACTGACACAGACAGCAAAGGAGTTACGAAAGACACACTGGCTTATACAGAAAGAGGCAGGAATTGATTATATCACAAGCAATGATTTTTCATATTATGATATAGTGCTTGATACAGCATTTTTACTGAATATAATTTCTGAAAGATACAATGAACTTGAGGTTTCAGAGCTTGATAAATATCTTGCAATGGCAAGGGGCTATCAGGGAGAGAACGGTGATGTAAAAGCCCTTGCAATGAAGAAATGGTTTAATACTAATTACCACTATATTGTTCCAGAGGTTGAGGACAGCACGCAGATAAGACTTACAGGTAATAAGCTGTGGGCAGAATATGCAGAGGCAAAAGAACTTGGAATTGAGACAAAACCGGTAATCACAGGTGTGTATACATTATTTAAGCTGTGCAGATTTACAGGCAAGAAGAAGGCAGATGATTTTATCAATGCATTTATTGAAGCATATAAAGATGTTTATAGCAAATGTGAAGCTGTAGGAATCCAGTGGCTTCAGTTTGATGAGCCTGCACTTGTACAGGACATGACAGAAGAAGACAGAGAACTGTTTGTCAAAATGTATAGTGATATTTTAGGTAAGAAGAAATCATGCAAAGTATTGCTTCAGACATATTTCGGAGACGTGAGGGATGTGTATGAAGATATTGTTAAGCTGTCGTTTGACGGAATCGGACTTGATTTTATTGAGGGAAAGAAGACAGCAGAACTCATTGAAAAATATGGATTTCCAAAGGACACGATATTATTCGCTGGACTTGTAAATGGAAAGAATATCTGGAAGAACCATTATGAGAAGACTTTGAATGTGCTTAAAAAGCTTGAAGATAAGGGAATACAGACGGTTTTATCAACATCATGTTCGCTGCAGCATGTTCCATATACATTAAAGCATGAGAATAAACTTTCGGATGAATATCTGAATTACTTCGCATTTGCAGAAGAAAAGCTTGTGGAATTAAAGGAATTAAGCGTGCTTGCCGAGTGTGGAAATATTGAAGAAGATGAAAGATTCAAGACAAACAGGAAGCTTTTTGCAGGTACAAGAAAATGTGATAATGAATCTGTAAAGAAAAGACTTGCGGAAGTTACAGAGGCGGATTACAGAAGACTTCCTGCAAGAAGTGAGAGACAGCAGCTTCAGAAGAAAGAATTTGCATTACCGAAGCTGCCTACAACTACAATCGGTTCATTTCCACAGACAAAAGATGTTAAGGCCAACCGTTCAGCATTCCGTAAGGGTGAAATCAGCGAAGAACAGTATGTTGAATTTAATAAGAAGAAAATTGAAGAATGTGTCAGATGGCAGGAAAAAATCGGACTTGATGTACTTGTTCATGGAGAATACGAAAGAAATGACATGGTTGAATATTTCGGTGAAGCGTTGGGAGGTTTTCTGTTCACAGAGAAAGCATGGGTTCAGTCATATGGAACAAGATGTGTTAAACCACCTGTTATATGGGGAGATGTTTACCGCAAGAAGCCGATAACAGTTGAGTGGTCTGTGTATGCACAGTCACTTACAGATAAGATAATGAAAGGAATGCTTACAGGTCCGGTAACAATTCTTAACTGGTCATTCCCAAGAGAAGATATTACAATCAAGGAATCAATTTCGCAGATTGCACTTGCAATAAGAGATGAGGTGCTTGACCTTGAAGCAAATGGAATTAAGATTATTCAGATTGATGAGGCAGCTTTAAGAGAAAAGCTTCCATTAAGAAAATCTGACTGGAATACAGAATATCTTGATTTTTCAATACCAGCATTCAGACTTACTGCAAGCGGTGTAAAACCTGAAACACAGATACATACTCATATGTGTTACAGTGAATTTACAGATATAATCCCAGCAATAGACGATATGGACGCTGATGTTATCACATTTGAAGCATCACGCTCAGACCTTCAGATTCTTGATTCGTTAAGAGAAAACAACTTTGAAACAGAGGTTGGACCGGGAGTATACGACATTCATTCACCAAGAATACCGTCGGTAGAAGAGATTACCCGTGCAATAAAGATAATGCTAACAAAGATAGACAAAGACAAGTTGTGGGTAAATCCAGACTGTGGACTTAAGACAAGAGGTGTGCCAGAGACAGAAGCAAGCCTTAAGAATATGGTTAAGGCAGCTGAGATTATCAGGGCTGGGTTGTAG
- a CDS encoding SDR family oxidoreductase, giving the protein MKVPFNINLSGKTAIVTGGSGTLCSAMAYGLAVCGAKVAIIGRNKEKLASVSEKLTKDALDEYNKNVTVKGYSCNVINKDELSAAYETIKNELGSCDILINGAGGNQPGAITSIEMLKKEKEDSDYSFWNLDEDRIRDVMDLNYMGTLLPIQVFTKDMVEKRSGSIINIASVTSILPLTKVMAYGNAKSAILNLTQWLAVHFGESGIRCNAIAPGFYAAEQNHDLLFNADGSYTDRARKIIAGTPMGRFGNPEELIGAALFLASDETASFVNGIVLPVDGGYSAYSGV; this is encoded by the coding sequence ATGAAGGTACCATTTAATATTAATCTTTCAGGTAAAACTGCTATTGTAACCGGAGGAAGCGGAACTCTCTGCTCAGCCATGGCATATGGACTTGCCGTATGCGGTGCTAAGGTTGCAATAATCGGACGTAACAAAGAAAAGCTTGCTTCTGTTTCTGAGAAGCTTACTAAAGATGCTCTGGATGAATATAACAAAAATGTTACTGTTAAAGGCTACAGCTGCAATGTAATTAATAAAGATGAGCTTTCAGCTGCTTATGAAACTATTAAGAATGAACTCGGCAGCTGTGATATTCTCATTAATGGTGCAGGCGGCAACCAGCCTGGTGCAATTACTTCCATCGAGATGTTAAAGAAAGAAAAAGAAGATTCTGACTATTCTTTCTGGAATCTTGATGAAGACAGAATACGCGATGTTATGGATCTTAATTACATGGGAACTCTTCTTCCTATTCAGGTATTTACTAAGGATATGGTTGAAAAAAGAAGTGGCAGTATTATCAATATTGCTTCTGTAACTTCTATTCTTCCTCTTACTAAGGTTATGGCTTATGGTAATGCCAAGAGTGCTATTCTTAATCTTACACAGTGGCTTGCTGTACATTTTGGCGAAAGCGGCATACGCTGCAATGCAATTGCGCCAGGATTCTACGCTGCCGAGCAGAATCATGATCTCTTATTCAATGCTGATGGCTCATATACAGACCGTGCCAGAAAGATTATTGCCGGAACACCTATGGGACGCTTTGGCAATCCTGAAGAGCTTATTGGTGCTGCACTCTTTCTTGCAAGCGATGAAACAGCCAGCTTTGTCAATGGTATAGTGTTACCTGTTGACGGCGGATATAGTGCTTATAGCGGAGTGTAG
- a CDS encoding cupin domain-containing protein — translation MFTFNKDVTATNCEPGVTRKILCYSDDLMMCEIHFEKGSKGNFHSHKHLQITYVAKGSFEFTIGDETKIVNQGDSVYMPSGVTHGVTCLEEGILCDVFNPMREDFLK, via the coding sequence ATGTTTACATTTAACAAAGATGTTACAGCTACTAACTGCGAACCTGGTGTTACAAGAAAAATATTATGCTACTCTGATGACCTTATGATGTGCGAGATTCATTTTGAAAAAGGTTCTAAGGGCAATTTCCATAGCCACAAGCATCTGCAGATTACTTATGTTGCTAAGGGAAGCTTTGAATTCACTATCGGTGATGAAACTAAAATCGTTAATCAGGGCGACAGCGTATACATGCCTTCTGGCGTAACCCATGGTGTTACATGTCTTGAAGAAGGAATCCTCTGTGATGTATTCAATCCTATGAGAGAGGATTTTCTTAAGTAA
- a CDS encoding YdcF family protein, producing MEKVTENSSFMYTIWLVLALICMGYYIVCATYAGVGSSFIFIWLLGAVFFGLVFAVRVLEIKGIIHVAKVLRICFIVIMATGASLFIFIEALIIKGMMAKPKDNCDYIIVLGCQIRGDHITRSLKNRLDVAVSYAIDNPDTTIIVSGGRGKGENTTEAFAMYNYLVSKGIDGSRIIQEDNSTDTSENMKYSVQYIENTDSLVGIVTNNFHIARSRLLARHAGLNNTCGMPAESDHVLFINYMVREAIGIVKDFVFGNF from the coding sequence ATGGAAAAAGTAACGGAGAATAGTAGTTTTATGTATACAATATGGCTTGTGCTGGCACTTATATGCATGGGATATTATATAGTGTGTGCAACATACGCAGGGGTAGGTTCATCATTTATATTTATATGGCTGCTGGGTGCTGTCTTTTTTGGATTAGTATTTGCAGTGAGAGTATTAGAAATCAAAGGAATAATTCATGTGGCAAAGGTCTTAAGAATTTGCTTTATAGTGATAATGGCAACTGGTGCGTCTCTTTTTATTTTTATAGAAGCACTGATAATTAAAGGAATGATGGCAAAGCCAAAGGATAACTGTGATTATATAATAGTACTTGGCTGCCAGATAAGAGGTGACCACATAACAAGGTCACTTAAGAACCGGTTAGATGTTGCTGTTTCCTATGCAATAGATAACCCTGATACCACAATAATAGTATCAGGCGGCAGGGGAAAAGGTGAAAATACAACAGAAGCATTTGCAATGTATAATTATCTTGTATCTAAAGGAATAGATGGCTCACGCATAATACAGGAAGATAATTCAACAGATACATCAGAGAATATGAAGTATTCAGTACAATACATAGAGAATACAGATTCACTGGTTGGCATAGTAACCAACAACTTCCATATAGCAAGAAGCCGCCTTCTTGCCAGACATGCAGGATTAAACAATACCTGTGGAATGCCAGCAGAAAGCGACCATGTACTATTCATAAACTATATGGTAAGAGAAGCAATCGGAATAGTAAAAGATTTTGTGTTCGGAAATTTTTAA
- a CDS encoding patatin-like phospholipase family protein yields the protein MKTGIVFEGGAFRTIFSCGVMDAMLENKIMPDYMIGVSAGAAYGVSMASGQIGRNLKILIDYRNDKRYVGLSNMVHRDNRSLYGLNFTFDTIPNELVPYDYDAFHRYKGTFKCVVTNVLTGKPEYKTFTGYDRTNQLLRATCALPLAFPLIYLDGTPYLDGGLSDSIPFEKAFEDGCDRVVVVLTREAGYQKQTTSSVRTLARAFLKYPEIQRDILLRAERYNRCLKRLERYEKEGRCLVIRPTKSKGFGKIEKDFNKILSMYNDGYNQTYSLINEIQRFYH from the coding sequence ATGAAAACAGGAATTGTATTTGAAGGTGGCGCATTCAGAACCATATTTTCATGCGGTGTTATGGATGCCATGTTAGAAAATAAAATTATGCCTGATTACATGATTGGTGTATCAGCCGGCGCTGCATACGGCGTATCCATGGCATCAGGACAGATTGGAAGAAACTTAAAGATTCTTATTGATTATAGAAATGATAAACGTTATGTGGGACTTAGTAACATGGTACACAGGGATAACCGTTCTCTTTATGGGCTTAATTTCACATTTGACACTATTCCAAATGAACTTGTGCCTTATGATTATGATGCATTTCACAGATATAAAGGTACTTTCAAATGTGTTGTAACTAATGTACTCACCGGAAAACCTGAATATAAAACATTCACAGGATATGACCGCACCAACCAGCTTTTACGGGCAACATGTGCTCTCCCACTGGCTTTTCCTCTTATATATCTTGATGGGACACCTTACCTTGATGGTGGTTTAAGTGATTCCATACCTTTTGAAAAAGCATTTGAAGATGGCTGTGACAGAGTTGTTGTTGTTCTTACCCGTGAAGCAGGCTATCAGAAGCAGACAACAAGTTCAGTGCGGACCCTTGCAAGAGCTTTCCTTAAATATCCTGAAATTCAGCGTGATATTCTTCTTCGTGCTGAACGTTACAACCGGTGCTTAAAGCGTCTTGAACGCTACGAAAAAGAAGGCCGCTGCCTCGTTATCCGCCCTACTAAAAGCAAGGGCTTTGGAAAGATTGAAAAGGACTTTAATAAGATTCTTTCAATGTATAACGATGGATATAACCAGACTTATTCTTTAATCAATGAAATACAGAGGTTTTATCATTAA
- a CDS encoding glycoside hydrolase family 88/105 protein, translating into MDAVVKYIDGLLEKSTPDAPVWNIEKIKQGLKSKWNYIDGCMIKAVLQMYDLTKDEKYLKFADDFIDYRVFEDGTIDGYSIGEKNIDNVNAGKTLFELYDLTGKEKYKKAADLVYSQIEIMPRCQNEARSFWHKDIYPNQVWLDGLYMGLPFYLEYETRYNDRKNYSDIFGQFKFVIENMRNPINGLYFHAMDTSREAFWCDKVTGLSQHSWLRAIGWYTMALIDTLDQVDNKDHKYDAECKMLEDAFKDLVDSMLKYQDESGMWYQVVNYGGMDKNYLETSGSSIMAYALLKAIRLGYLSDDYAQYAKKAIDGICERYLKTNEDGSLSLGGICLVAGLGGNGRRPGTYDYYMSEPIVEDDAKGVGPFLLAYTELLRYENK; encoded by the coding sequence ATGGACGCAGTAGTAAAGTATATTGACGGACTTCTGGAAAAAAGCACACCAGATGCTCCTGTATGGAACATTGAAAAGATTAAGCAGGGCCTTAAGTCAAAGTGGAACTATATTGATGGCTGTATGATTAAAGCAGTTCTTCAGATGTATGACTTAACCAAGGATGAAAAGTATCTTAAGTTTGCAGATGATTTTATAGATTACAGAGTCTTTGAAGATGGTACAATAGATGGCTACAGCATTGGTGAGAAGAATATTGATAATGTTAATGCTGGTAAGACTTTATTTGAATTATATGATCTTACAGGTAAGGAAAAGTATAAGAAGGCAGCAGATTTAGTATATTCACAGATAGAGATTATGCCTAGATGCCAGAATGAAGCAAGAAGCTTCTGGCATAAGGATATATATCCTAATCAGGTATGGCTTGATGGTCTTTATATGGGACTTCCATTCTATCTTGAATATGAGACAAGATACAATGACAGAAAGAATTACTCTGATATTTTCGGACAGTTCAAGTTCGTAATTGAGAATATGAGGAATCCTATTAACGGACTTTATTTCCATGCAATGGATACAAGCAGGGAAGCATTCTGGTGTGATAAGGTTACAGGTTTATCACAGCACAGCTGGTTAAGAGCTATTGGCTGGTATACAATGGCGCTTATTGATACACTTGATCAGGTTGATAATAAGGACCATAAGTATGATGCTGAATGCAAGATGCTTGAGGATGCATTTAAGGATCTTGTCGATTCAATGCTTAAGTATCAGGATGAGAGTGGTATGTGGTATCAGGTAGTTAATTATGGTGGTATGGATAAGAACTATCTTGAGACAAGCGGAAGTTCAATTATGGCATATGCACTTCTTAAGGCTATACGTCTTGGATATCTTTCTGATGATTACGCACAGTATGCCAAGAAAGCAATTGATGGCATCTGTGAAAGATACCTTAAGACTAATGAAGATGGTTCATTATCACTCGGTGGTATCTGTCTTGTTGCAGGACTTGGTGGTAATGGAAGAAGACCTGGTACATATGACTATTATATGTCAGAGCCAATCGTAGAAGATGATGCCAAGGGTGTAGGACCATTCCTTCTTGCATATACAGAGCTTTTAAGATACGAGAATAAATAA